One genomic region from Saprospiraceae bacterium encodes:
- a CDS encoding metallophosphoesterase has product MFDIIGDIHGHALQLIKLLDKLGYKPKKGLYQHEKRKAIFVGDLINRGPDSKAVLEIVRPMVQSGHAKAILGNHELNLMAFFCLNDHNKPLQSHNIRNILQLVPVLESFKNAEAELHDYIDWMFSLPLFLEFEDFRVVHACWHQESIDYVRKHFPHNKLNRELLIKTFQSRDQENKALNIILKGVEIPLPRNKRGLDAESVRRGFTRVKWWEDHHGKTYRQLSTQAKSKLPNYKVPSNLISLDLKYLEKAVPVFFGHYNLSGHPRLLGKNICCLDFGVAKSESITAYRWHGELKLDKSNFVQS; this is encoded by the coding sequence ATGTTTGATATAATAGGAGATATTCATGGACATGCCTTACAATTGATCAAGCTTTTGGACAAGCTTGGATATAAACCCAAAAAAGGATTGTACCAACACGAAAAACGAAAAGCCATCTTCGTTGGTGACCTGATCAATCGCGGTCCGGACTCAAAAGCAGTGTTGGAGATCGTCAGACCTATGGTCCAATCGGGACATGCGAAAGCCATACTTGGGAATCATGAGCTTAATCTGATGGCTTTTTTCTGCCTCAACGATCATAACAAACCCCTGCAGAGCCATAATATCCGCAACATCCTGCAATTGGTACCGGTCTTAGAAAGTTTTAAAAATGCCGAGGCGGAACTACATGATTATATAGATTGGATGTTTTCACTGCCTTTATTTTTAGAATTTGAAGATTTTAGGGTAGTTCATGCCTGTTGGCACCAGGAGAGTATTGACTATGTGAGAAAACATTTTCCACACAATAAACTCAATAGAGAATTGTTAATCAAAACTTTTCAATCCCGGGACCAGGAAAATAAAGCCCTCAATATTATCTTAAAAGGGGTAGAGATCCCATTACCCAGGAATAAGAGGGGACTGGACGCAGAGTCTGTGCGCCGCGGATTTACACGGGTGAAATGGTGGGAGGATCACCATGGCAAAACCTATAGACAACTATCCACGCAAGCCAAAAGCAAGCTCCCTAATTATAAGGTCCCTTCTAATTTGATAAGTTTAGATCTGAAATATCTTGAAAAGGCTGTTCCGGTGTTTTTTGGTCATTATAACTTGAGTGGGCATCCCCGCTTATTGGGAAAAAACATCTGTTGCCTTGATTTTGGCGTAGCAAAATCTGAATCCATCACTGCCTATCGCTGGCATGGCGAGCTTAAATTGGACAAAAGTAATTTTGTTCAAAGCTAA
- a CDS encoding type II toxin-antitoxin system HicA family toxin produces the protein MTAREILKILYKDGWLKISQKGSHLQLIHPIKKGKVTIPIHSGDMPKGIVNSILKQAGLK, from the coding sequence ATGACTGCCCGGGAAATTTTAAAAATACTTTATAAAGATGGATGGTTGAAGATATCTCAAAAAGGCAGTCATCTTCAATTAATTCATCCAATAAAAAAAGGAAAAGTTACTATACCCATCCATTCAGGAGACATGCCAAAAGGAATTGTAAATTCAATCTTGAAGCAAGCTGGATTAAAATAG
- a CDS encoding bile acid:sodium symporter family protein yields MKNYTYTIFIILAVIVAYFFPGLFIEAGGIKLTTLIMPMLQVIMFGMGTTMSADDFKGVIQNPKGVLVGLMCQFAIMPFLGFGIAKMFNFPPEIAAGIILIGSSPSGLASNVMAYIAKANVALSITITSCATLLAPFLTPFFMKFLGGGYINIDVWKMMWDITKIVILPILLGVGINALLPALSKRLQKVLPLISMAGIGFVIVTVTAAGHESLATVGGLLLVAVLLHNLGGFVIGYFSSKLLFKLPEQDCRTVAIEVGLQNGGLASALAVQMGKIATVGLASALFGPLMNITGSLLASFWATRPVNSK; encoded by the coding sequence ATGAAAAACTATACTTATACCATCTTCATTATTCTAGCTGTCATCGTAGCTTATTTTTTTCCCGGTTTATTTATAGAAGCTGGAGGTATAAAGCTCACTACCCTCATCATGCCAATGTTGCAAGTGATCATGTTTGGGATGGGGACTACCATGTCTGCAGATGACTTCAAAGGAGTCATACAAAATCCAAAAGGAGTATTGGTCGGTCTGATGTGCCAGTTTGCCATCATGCCTTTTTTGGGATTTGGTATTGCCAAAATGTTCAATTTTCCTCCTGAGATCGCTGCGGGTATCATCCTGATCGGCAGCAGCCCAAGTGGTCTTGCATCCAATGTGATGGCCTATATCGCAAAAGCCAATGTTGCCTTGTCTATTACGATTACTTCGTGTGCTACTTTGTTAGCACCATTTCTTACTCCATTTTTTATGAAGTTTTTGGGCGGAGGGTATATCAATATTGATGTGTGGAAAATGATGTGGGATATCACCAAGATTGTGATTCTACCGATCTTATTGGGTGTAGGGATCAATGCCCTATTGCCTGCATTATCCAAACGATTACAAAAAGTACTCCCTTTGATTTCTATGGCGGGAATCGGCTTTGTCATCGTCACGGTTACAGCTGCAGGTCACGAATCACTGGCTACCGTAGGAGGATTATTATTGGTAGCAGTATTGTTGCATAACCTGGGTGGTTTTGTAATCGGCTACTTCAGCTCCAAATTATTATTCAAACTTCCGGAACAAGATTGTCGTACAGTAGCGATCGAAGTCGGCTTGCAAAATGGTGGACTTGCTTCGGCACTGGCAGTGCAAATGGGTAAAATAGCGACCGTGGGTTTGGCTTCTGCCCTGTTTGGCCCATTGATGAATATCACAGGTTCTTTATTGGCAAGTTTTTGGGCTACCCGACCGGTTAATTCCAAGTAG
- a CDS encoding class I SAM-dependent methyltransferase, which translates to MNSFLMRIFFRIWYWYISTLDKNGEVMFMNYGYADNEQPITLKVSDEKNRYSAQLYHLVATGVDISGKDILEVGAGRGGGLDYLFRYLHPGSATGIDLNEKAVQFCNRRYQNESIKFLQADAENLSFEDCSFDVLLNVESSHGYPHMDKFLAQVHRVLKPGGYFLFADFRLQEDIKTLKAQLGSSNLIIIREKNITDHVFEALTKTTNERLSLIQKLVPTFLHGIAKKFAAIQGSSMFEAFANHQYEYLYFVLKKPE; encoded by the coding sequence GTGAATAGTTTTTTGATGCGTATTTTTTTCAGGATATGGTACTGGTATATCAGCACCCTTGACAAAAATGGAGAAGTAATGTTCATGAACTACGGCTACGCAGACAATGAGCAGCCCATCACTCTCAAAGTGTCAGATGAGAAAAACAGATATTCCGCGCAACTATATCATCTGGTAGCTACCGGAGTCGATATTTCAGGAAAAGATATACTGGAAGTAGGTGCCGGCAGAGGGGGTGGGTTAGATTATTTGTTCCGGTATTTACATCCGGGATCTGCCACAGGAATAGACTTAAATGAAAAGGCTGTTCAATTTTGCAATCGGCGTTACCAGAATGAAAGCATTAAGTTTTTGCAGGCAGATGCTGAAAATTTGAGTTTCGAAGACTGTAGTTTCGATGTCCTCCTCAATGTAGAGTCCTCGCATGGCTACCCCCACATGGATAAATTTCTCGCTCAGGTACACCGGGTTTTAAAACCGGGAGGTTATTTCCTGTTTGCTGACTTTAGACTTCAGGAGGACATCAAAACTTTAAAAGCACAACTAGGCTCCTCTAATTTGATTATCATACGTGAAAAAAATATTACAGATCACGTATTTGAGGCTCTTACAAAAACTACGAACGAACGATTGTCATTAATACAAAAATTGGTACCCACCTTTTTACACGGTATAGCAAAAAAATTTGCCGCCATACAAGGCAGTTCGATGTTTGAAGCCTTTGCCAATCATCAGTATGAATACCTGTATTTCGTATTAAAAAAACCTGAATAA
- a CDS encoding OmpA family protein: protein MMQSKSGKIGFILWIVGTQILTAQYKIEKLGPEINSDQYDEISPVVTRNGRTLYFTRIGTPEFNRTLIQDEVDLSKTLTEREYFEMLRSVYSQIAEKDVPNPVSSNINQDIWVADSRDQLFDRVYQPGFPLNNALPNSVCSLSPDDNTLVIINHFSRDGSMFKGFSFMDRRADGSYSFPDPIYVHDFYSYSPEVNISMSKDGDVIILSLKRKEGFGENDLYVSFKLKYNLWSEPVNLGLVINTPAREVTPFLSEDKTRLFFASNRPGGKGGMDIYVSRRLDYSWTKWTDPQPLAEPINSIYDDSNPIMIEPNTYIYFTSKRDGTSDIFRADLNPVVKLDQSITLRGTIKNSLTQELMTADLYYGPSRLPTSDLFVKTTDGKFELTVEKKDLLRLSPRKIGFVGKNQLVDVSILAQSKTLIYEIDFYLTPLENEQKVELQNIYFERGTPEVLASSFPELDKLANLMNQNKSMQVRIEGHTDSVGIAHELLDLSRSRAESIKKYLVINKHIGSDRINTVGYGGTRPISPNNSESNRSKNRRVEIYITQSDLSKKIKLSDLPDPIVKPIGQDGQVITSAEEMEFVPELKEEKPNQAVSESPFPPPVNPPAVTLHHFGDIIFIPNQLAIKESSFVEIRKLVDHLINNGSKKITLVGMCSKTELLSDPGKYALQRAMGVKEYLIFKSIDGARVTVDESQTSLSEFAGVKILITE from the coding sequence ATGATGCAAAGTAAATCAGGCAAAATTGGTTTTATTTTATGGATTGTAGGCACACAAATTCTAACTGCGCAATATAAAATCGAAAAATTGGGGCCTGAGATCAATTCAGACCAATATGATGAGATCTCACCGGTAGTCACCCGCAATGGCCGGACCCTTTATTTTACCCGGATAGGGACCCCTGAGTTTAACCGTACCCTGATACAAGACGAGGTGGATTTGTCTAAGACACTGACGGAAAGGGAATATTTTGAAATGCTTCGATCTGTTTATTCTCAGATCGCTGAGAAAGATGTGCCCAATCCGGTCTCTTCCAATATCAACCAGGATATATGGGTAGCTGACTCCAGAGACCAACTGTTTGATCGGGTTTATCAGCCGGGTTTTCCACTCAATAATGCCTTGCCCAACAGTGTTTGTTCACTTTCGCCGGATGACAATACATTGGTGATCATCAATCATTTTAGCAGGGATGGTAGCATGTTCAAAGGTTTTTCTTTTATGGATCGTAGAGCAGATGGTTCATATTCCTTTCCTGATCCGATCTATGTACATGATTTTTACAGTTATTCTCCGGAAGTGAATATCAGCATGAGCAAGGACGGAGATGTGATCATTTTATCATTGAAAAGAAAAGAAGGCTTTGGCGAGAATGATTTGTATGTAAGTTTTAAATTGAAATATAATCTATGGAGTGAACCAGTGAATCTTGGTCTAGTCATTAATACACCGGCACGGGAGGTCACTCCTTTTCTATCAGAAGACAAGACCAGGTTATTCTTTGCGAGTAATCGTCCCGGAGGGAAGGGGGGAATGGATATTTATGTAAGCCGAAGACTGGATTATTCCTGGACCAAATGGACCGACCCTCAACCCCTGGCAGAGCCTATAAATTCTATTTACGATGATAGTAACCCCATCATGATAGAACCCAATACCTATATCTACTTTACTTCTAAAAGGGATGGCACCAGTGATATCTTTAGAGCTGACCTAAACCCCGTCGTCAAGCTCGACCAATCCATCACCTTGCGGGGTACGATTAAAAATAGTTTGACCCAGGAGCTCATGACCGCAGACCTGTATTATGGCCCGAGTCGACTGCCGACCTCAGATCTATTTGTGAAAACAACAGATGGTAAGTTTGAGTTGACCGTAGAAAAAAAAGATCTACTGAGGTTGTCTCCGCGAAAAATCGGATTCGTCGGAAAAAATCAATTGGTGGATGTATCGATATTAGCCCAATCTAAAACCCTGATTTATGAGATCGATTTTTATCTCACTCCCCTTGAAAATGAACAAAAAGTAGAGCTTCAAAATATTTACTTCGAGCGAGGTACACCTGAAGTATTGGCTTCCTCCTTTCCTGAACTGGATAAGCTGGCCAATCTCATGAATCAAAACAAAAGTATGCAGGTACGGATAGAAGGTCATACAGATAGTGTAGGCATCGCTCACGAATTGTTGGACTTGTCAAGGTCCAGGGCAGAATCGATCAAAAAATACCTGGTGATCAACAAGCATATAGGTTCAGACAGAATCAACACGGTCGGTTATGGTGGCACCAGACCTATTTCTCCAAATAACTCTGAATCAAACAGATCTAAAAACCGAAGGGTGGAGATATACATCACCCAATCTGACCTAAGCAAAAAAATAAAATTGAGTGACTTGCCAGATCCCATAGTCAAGCCAATAGGCCAGGATGGACAGGTAATTACTTCTGCTGAGGAAATGGAATTTGTTCCCGAATTAAAAGAAGAGAAACCAAATCAGGCAGTATCCGAAAGCCCCTTCCCTCCACCAGTGAACCCTCCCGCGGTCACCCTGCATCATTTTGGAGACATAATTTTTATACCCAATCAACTGGCAATCAAAGAATCTTCTTTTGTGGAGATTAGAAAACTGGTAGATCACCTTATCAATAATGGATCTAAAAAAATCACCCTGGTAGGGATGTGTTCTAAAACCGAACTACTGTCTGATCCCGGTAAATATGCACTGCAAAGAGCTATGGGTGTAAAAGAATACCTTATTTTTAAATCAATTGATGGTGCACGTGTCACTGTAGATGAGTCTCAGACCAGTCTATCTGAGTTTGCAGGAGTAAAGATTTTAATCACTGAATAA
- a CDS encoding DUF4294 domain-containing protein codes for MYRRWFLIYVIISVSLQAVQAQSSIPTPAQVQGPAATQADLEVKKVVQGQVVKLLINGDDTLYMADLQDVNISSPRSFNSYDDYRLYMRYKRYAADVYPFAKEAIEVFRKIKEETEDLKRGKRKKFIRDLNKEYKSDYKETFKNMTRTQGKVMIKMIERELDVSFFDLIKDVRGGFTASYWDTFSRFYGYRLREKYQKGDEPILDAVLQDFNITAKLKQ; via the coding sequence ATGTATAGGCGGTGGTTCCTGATTTATGTTATTATTTCTGTCAGTTTACAGGCTGTACAGGCTCAATCATCCATACCTACACCTGCGCAAGTACAGGGGCCAGCTGCTACACAAGCAGATCTGGAGGTAAAAAAAGTAGTCCAGGGTCAAGTCGTAAAATTATTGATCAATGGGGATGATACCTTATATATGGCAGATCTGCAAGATGTAAATATCTCTTCGCCAAGGAGTTTTAATAGTTATGATGATTATCGGTTATACATGCGCTATAAAAGATACGCTGCTGATGTCTATCCTTTTGCCAAAGAAGCTATCGAGGTCTTTCGGAAAATAAAAGAAGAAACGGAGGATCTTAAACGCGGAAAAAGAAAAAAATTCATCCGTGATCTCAATAAAGAGTATAAAAGCGATTACAAGGAGACTTTTAAAAATATGACCAGGACCCAGGGCAAGGTGATGATCAAAATGATAGAAAGAGAGCTTGATGTCTCCTTTTTTGATCTGATCAAAGATGTCAGGGGTGGTTTTACAGCAAGCTATTGGGATACTTTCAGCAGATTCTATGGATATCGCCTCCGGGAGAAATATCAAAAAGGGGATGAGCCCATTCTCGATGCAGTGCTTCAGGACTTTAACATCACCGCTAAATTAAAACAGTAG
- a CDS encoding YncE family protein, translated as MNKIFLSIALLSLSYLSQAQTGRYIYVAEDQGWIYIYDIENQHQLVKKFEVPGTGEYKGVSADATRGRLYLSSYTNDQFVCVDLRTEKILWSIPIIGYPDSHAQTPDGKYIYLPKRHARSWDVIDADQGKIVANIPIPYGNPHNTWASKDGTKMYLAALGNEYLYVADVKTNKIISQVGPFQPNQEDPWGWTQKKHNGPKGIRPFAVSNDDHYCYVNLDGVLGYEIGDITTGKRIGRVDVAGFELKRGGHLTTSHGVNFPPDEKEIWVSNDAGPFIHVFDATVNPHHKIADIPLSGRNGWITFSIPGDYAYAASGDVIDAKTKKIVAHLVVSEKLLEIDFKDGKAVQAGTR; from the coding sequence ATGAACAAGATATTTTTATCAATAGCTTTGTTGTCTTTATCCTATTTGTCCCAGGCTCAGACAGGACGCTATATATATGTAGCCGAGGATCAGGGGTGGATCTATATCTATGATATTGAAAATCAACATCAATTGGTCAAAAAGTTTGAAGTGCCCGGTACAGGAGAATACAAAGGCGTCAGTGCCGATGCAACACGGGGCAGGCTATATCTTAGTTCTTATACCAATGATCAGTTTGTATGTGTAGACCTACGGACTGAAAAAATATTGTGGTCGATTCCGATCATTGGTTATCCTGACAGCCATGCCCAGACTCCGGATGGCAAATATATCTACCTCCCTAAAAGGCATGCCCGGAGTTGGGATGTAATAGATGCAGACCAGGGCAAGATCGTCGCCAATATACCCATACCTTATGGCAATCCTCACAATACCTGGGCCAGTAAAGATGGCACCAAAATGTATCTGGCAGCCCTTGGCAATGAATATCTATATGTAGCTGATGTTAAGACCAATAAAATAATCAGCCAGGTAGGCCCGTTTCAGCCCAACCAGGAGGACCCCTGGGGTTGGACGCAGAAAAAGCACAATGGGCCCAAAGGGATCAGGCCTTTTGCGGTATCCAATGATGATCATTATTGTTATGTCAATCTGGATGGTGTGCTGGGCTATGAGATCGGTGATATCACTACCGGCAAACGGATAGGTCGGGTAGATGTAGCAGGGTTTGAATTAAAACGTGGAGGCCATCTCACCACCAGTCATGGGGTAAATTTTCCGCCTGATGAGAAAGAAATCTGGGTTTCCAATGATGCCGGACCTTTTATCCATGTCTTCGATGCCACTGTCAATCCGCACCATAAAATAGCAGATATACCGCTCTCCGGCCGCAATGGATGGATCACTTTTAGCATACCTGGCGATTATGCATATGCAGCCAGTGGGGATGTGATTGATGCAAAAACCAAAAAAATCGTTGCCCACCTGGTAGTCAGTGAAAAGCTGTTGGAAATCGATTTCAAAGACGGCAAGGCTGTACAGGCTGGTACCAGGTAA
- a CDS encoding lactonase family protein, with protein MLFSIAGLMANPLAGQADYFLVVGTYSTTPSDGIEVFSFDSHNGAFQFVQKTAAKNPSFLAISPVQKHLYAVGESGQPSGGIVSSYTLNASNGHLEWLNSQSSMGNHPCYVSVHKSGHWIAASNYSSGNLVYYPTAADGSLQAPINIQHQGSSVVKGRQDGPHAHSAVFSPDYKYLLVQDLGMDKIMIYPIDGTGKINQNKPSFYKTKPGAGPRHLEFHPNGKWAYLMEELSGNLTALSYSKGKLKELNSLNAYPSDYKGPYGSADVHVSPDGKYVYGSNRGESNTLGIFKIDQSNGKISMVGTQSTLGQMPRNFSFDPTGNYLLAANQNSNDVVVFKVNKDTGLLTDTGTRLTVNKPVCLKWVKKQ; from the coding sequence GTGCTCTTTTCCATCGCCGGCCTGATGGCAAATCCATTGGCAGGGCAAGCCGACTATTTTTTAGTAGTAGGTACCTATTCGACAACTCCCTCTGATGGTATTGAAGTTTTTAGCTTTGATAGCCATAACGGGGCTTTTCAGTTCGTGCAAAAGACTGCTGCAAAAAATCCTTCTTTTCTAGCTATTTCTCCGGTTCAAAAGCACTTATATGCTGTTGGTGAATCGGGTCAGCCAAGTGGTGGAATCGTATCTTCTTATACTCTAAATGCATCCAATGGGCATCTGGAGTGGTTAAATAGCCAATCCTCGATGGGTAATCATCCTTGCTACGTTTCTGTACATAAATCAGGGCATTGGATAGCTGCCTCTAATTATTCCAGTGGCAACCTGGTATATTATCCCACCGCTGCTGATGGCTCACTCCAGGCTCCGATCAACATTCAGCATCAGGGTAGCAGTGTAGTCAAAGGTCGCCAGGATGGTCCTCATGCTCATTCTGCGGTATTTTCTCCTGACTATAAATACTTGCTGGTCCAGGATCTGGGTATGGACAAAATTATGATCTATCCCATCGATGGTACCGGCAAGATCAATCAAAATAAACCGAGTTTTTATAAAACAAAACCCGGGGCAGGTCCCCGTCATCTGGAGTTTCATCCCAATGGCAAGTGGGCTTATCTCATGGAAGAGCTCTCTGGCAATTTGACAGCACTTTCTTATAGTAAAGGTAAATTGAAAGAACTTAACTCTCTCAACGCGTATCCATCAGACTACAAAGGACCTTATGGATCAGCCGATGTACATGTATCGCCTGATGGGAAATATGTATATGGGTCTAATCGGGGTGAATCCAATACGCTGGGTATCTTCAAAATAGATCAGTCTAATGGCAAAATATCGATGGTAGGAACTCAGTCCACCCTGGGACAAATGCCCAGAAATTTTAGTTTTGATCCTACGGGCAATTATCTGTTGGCAGCCAACCAAAATAGCAATGATGTAGTGGTCTTTAAAGTGAATAAGGATACCGGGTTACTCACAGATACCGGTACCAGGCTGACAGTCAACAAACCTGTTTGTCTTAAATGGGTTAAAAAACAATGA
- a CDS encoding creatininase family protein, whose translation MRPYILEETNWKQVKTTDYEVAILPWGATEAHNYHMPYGTDNYQVNHIAQTAAAAAWSAGAKVLILPTLSYGIQTGQLDIPFSMNLLPSTQMIIMKDICDILVRSGCNKLVIVNGHGGNNFKNIIRELSFYFPSLFVCSVNWWEAVPTKDYFDQPGDHADEFETSSMMHIRPDLLLPLEEAGDGSTKKFKIDALRKGWAQAQRSWTAITKDTGSGDPSLSTPDKGKQYTEACISKLSDFLQSLAKADLEDLYE comes from the coding sequence ATCAGACCATATATCCTGGAAGAAACCAATTGGAAACAAGTCAAAACCACGGACTACGAAGTAGCCATCTTGCCCTGGGGAGCAACGGAGGCTCACAACTACCACATGCCTTATGGTACTGACAACTACCAGGTCAATCATATCGCACAGACAGCTGCAGCAGCAGCATGGTCAGCAGGCGCAAAAGTTTTGATCTTGCCAACCTTGAGTTATGGAATACAGACTGGTCAGCTCGACATACCCTTTAGCATGAATTTATTGCCCAGTACCCAGATGATCATTATGAAAGATATCTGTGATATTTTGGTCCGGTCTGGTTGTAACAAACTGGTTATCGTCAACGGTCATGGGGGGAATAATTTTAAAAATATAATCCGGGAGCTTTCTTTTTATTTTCCTTCACTGTTTGTATGTTCTGTCAATTGGTGGGAGGCTGTGCCGACCAAAGACTATTTTGATCAGCCAGGAGATCATGCTGACGAATTCGAGACCAGTAGCATGATGCATATCCGTCCTGATCTATTATTGCCACTGGAAGAAGCTGGTGACGGAAGTACCAAAAAATTCAAAATAGATGCTTTGCGCAAAGGATGGGCTCAGGCACAGCGTAGCTGGACGGCTATCACTAAAGATACAGGTTCCGGAGATCCATCCTTATCCACACCTGATAAAGGAAAACAATATACGGAAGCTTGTATCTCCAAGCTTTCTGATTTTCTTCAATCCCTTGCAAAAGCCGACCTGGAGGACCTGTATGAATGA
- a CDS encoding sulfatase, whose product MFTSKQLRYLLLATILGMSAYAFIEKSKPVVPNIVLIFFDDLGYGDLSCYGALDILTPNLDRLASEGIRFTNFLSAQAVCSASRAALMTGCYPNRIGISGALFPGANTGISSGETTMAQLLKQKGYHTAIYGKWHLGDKKEYLPLQHGFDEYFGIPYSNDMWPVDYDGKPATAANKLRFPTLPLIDGNDIADSVLTLDDQALLTKRYTQKAISFIERNKKGPFFLYMPHSMPHVPIAASKDFKGSSRQGTYGDVVQELDWSVGEVMKALTKNKLDKNTLVIVTSDNGPWLNFGNHAGSAGGLREGKGTSFEGGQREPCIVRWQSVIPEGKICNQLCSTIDLFPTIAKLTDASLPEHKIDGLDISTLLFHPASPSPRTTFYYYYRKNALEAVRKDHWKYVFPHPGRSYLNQKPGKDGFPGPAPENVAIAAGLYDLRRDPAEQYDVSEFNPEVVAELMKLGEVARADLGDDLTNKKGTGVRGN is encoded by the coding sequence ATGTTTACATCGAAACAATTACGATACTTGTTGCTGGCTACAATCCTCGGGATGAGTGCCTATGCATTTATAGAAAAATCCAAACCGGTCGTGCCCAATATCGTGCTTATTTTTTTTGATGACTTGGGATATGGTGACTTGTCGTGTTATGGCGCTTTGGATATTTTGACGCCTAACCTGGATCGGTTGGCTTCAGAGGGCATCCGATTTACCAATTTTCTTTCAGCCCAGGCGGTTTGTTCAGCTTCGAGGGCGGCGTTGATGACGGGTTGTTATCCCAACCGGATTGGAATCAGTGGTGCTTTGTTTCCAGGTGCCAATACAGGTATCAGCAGTGGAGAAACTACCATGGCACAATTGCTTAAACAAAAAGGGTACCATACAGCAATATATGGCAAATGGCATCTGGGCGACAAAAAAGAATATCTTCCTTTGCAACATGGCTTTGATGAATACTTTGGCATACCTTATTCCAATGATATGTGGCCGGTTGATTATGATGGCAAACCTGCAACCGCTGCAAATAAGCTGAGGTTTCCAACGCTCCCCTTAATTGATGGCAATGATATAGCGGACTCAGTGCTCACGCTGGATGATCAGGCACTACTGACCAAAAGGTATACCCAGAAAGCCATTTCTTTCATTGAGCGAAATAAAAAGGGTCCTTTTTTCCTGTACATGCCGCACAGCATGCCCCATGTCCCGATCGCTGCATCCAAAGATTTTAAAGGATCGAGTCGACAAGGCACCTATGGCGATGTGGTGCAGGAATTGGATTGGTCCGTAGGAGAAGTGATGAAAGCGTTGACCAAAAATAAACTGGATAAAAACACGCTGGTCATCGTCACCAGCGACAATGGTCCCTGGCTCAATTTTGGCAATCATGCTGGCAGTGCAGGAGGCCTTCGTGAGGGCAAAGGAACTTCATTTGAAGGAGGCCAGCGTGAACCTTGTATAGTGAGATGGCAGTCAGTCATCCCGGAGGGAAAGATCTGCAATCAGTTATGTTCCACGATTGATTTATTTCCCACTATTGCCAAACTGACTGATGCCTCGCTGCCGGAACATAAAATTGATGGCTTGGATATTTCTACCTTGTTGTTTCACCCTGCTTCACCATCCCCTAGAACTACTTTTTATTATTATTACCGCAAGAATGCCCTCGAAGCAGTGCGCAAAGATCATTGGAAGTATGTATTTCCGCATCCTGGTCGATCCTATTTGAATCAAAAGCCTGGAAAAGACGGATTCCCCGGTCCTGCTCCTGAAAATGTGGCTATTGCTGCAGGCTTATATGACTTGCGACGCGATCCTGCGGAGCAGTATGATGTATCCGAATTCAACCCTGAAGTCGTCGCTGAATTGATGAAACTAGGCGAAGTCGCAAGGGCAGACCTGGGGGACGACCTGACAAATAAAAAGGGGACAGGAGTGAGAGGAAACTGA